From Microbacterium invictum, the proteins below share one genomic window:
- a CDS encoding acyl carrier protein translates to MTTDTDTLGAVRAVLIEALELSQRPEELQPDTALFGALPELDSFGVVALVGAIEDRFDITIDDDEFGAELFETVGSLRSFVDAKLA, encoded by the coding sequence ATGACCACCGATACCGATACCCTCGGCGCTGTGCGCGCCGTGCTGATCGAAGCCCTCGAGCTGTCGCAGCGCCCCGAAGAGCTGCAACCCGACACTGCCCTGTTCGGTGCGCTGCCCGAGTTGGACTCGTTCGGCGTCGTTGCCCTCGTCGGCGCAATCGAAGACCGCTTCGACATCACGATCGACGATGACGAGTTCGGCGCCGAGCTGTTCGAGACGGTCGGCTCGCTGCGCAGCTTCGTGGACGCCAAGCTCGCCTGA
- a CDS encoding pyridoxal-dependent decarboxylase, exosortase A system-associated, with the protein MKPHEHVASFGTVDGELRLGGMPVSRVAARVGTTPFFAYDRGLLDARVDLLRRLLPARVELSYAMKANPMPAIVQHLAGRVDRIDVASAGEMQHALDSTIRPDRVSFAGPGKTPAEIRQAVAAGIIVEVESPTELRRVVAAGEELGLQPQIAVRVNPDFAVKGSGMRMGGGPQQFGIDAEQVPAALMEFAGSVDVIGFHVFAGSQNLTAEIIAEAQRRTVDLVTELAAHLPGPLRYLNLGGGFGIPYTEKDQPLDLETVAANLHDLVDGPIAERFPEASPVIELGRFLVGECGVYVTRVVDRKVSRGKTFLVVDGGMHHQLAASGNFGQAIRRNYPVAVGNRAALVGADAVTVVGCLCTPLDLLGDDIELPDADIDDLIVIFQQGAYGLTASPTAFLGHPAPAEVLV; encoded by the coding sequence ATGAAACCCCACGAACACGTCGCCTCATTCGGCACCGTCGACGGCGAACTCCGCCTCGGCGGAATGCCGGTCAGCAGAGTGGCCGCGCGGGTGGGCACGACCCCCTTCTTCGCCTACGACCGGGGGCTGCTCGACGCTCGCGTCGACCTGCTGCGCCGGCTGCTTCCGGCCCGCGTCGAACTGAGTTACGCCATGAAGGCCAACCCGATGCCGGCGATCGTGCAACACCTCGCCGGCCGGGTCGACCGCATCGACGTCGCCTCGGCGGGCGAGATGCAGCACGCGCTCGACTCGACGATCCGGCCCGACCGGGTGAGCTTCGCGGGGCCGGGCAAGACGCCCGCTGAAATCCGTCAGGCGGTCGCGGCGGGGATCATCGTCGAGGTGGAGTCGCCGACCGAGCTGCGCCGCGTCGTGGCCGCGGGGGAGGAGCTGGGCCTGCAGCCGCAGATCGCCGTTCGGGTGAACCCGGACTTCGCGGTCAAGGGCTCGGGCATGCGCATGGGCGGGGGACCCCAGCAGTTCGGCATCGACGCCGAGCAAGTTCCGGCTGCACTCATGGAGTTCGCCGGATCGGTCGATGTTATCGGCTTCCACGTCTTCGCCGGCTCGCAGAACCTCACCGCCGAGATCATCGCCGAAGCGCAGCGCCGCACCGTCGACCTCGTCACCGAACTCGCCGCCCACCTGCCGGGCCCCCTGCGCTACCTGAACCTCGGCGGCGGATTTGGCATCCCGTACACCGAGAAGGACCAGCCGCTCGACCTCGAGACCGTCGCCGCGAACCTTCACGACCTCGTCGACGGTCCGATCGCCGAACGCTTTCCCGAGGCGAGCCCGGTCATCGAGCTCGGGCGATTCCTCGTCGGCGAATGCGGCGTCTACGTCACGCGTGTCGTCGACCGTAAGGTCTCGCGCGGCAAGACGTTCCTCGTGGTCGACGGCGGCATGCATCATCAGCTCGCGGCATCCGGAAACTTCGGTCAGGCCATCCGGCGCAACTATCCCGTCGCCGTGGGCAACCGTGCCGCGCTGGTCGGCGCCGACGCCGTCACCGTCGTCGGCTGCCTGTGCACGCCGCTCGATCTGCTCGGCGACGACATCGAACTGCCCGATGCCGACATCGACGACCTCATCGTCATCTTCCAGCAGGGGGCCTACGGGCTCACCGCCAGCCCCACCGCGTTCCTCGGCCACCCCGCGCCGGCCGAAGTCCTCGTCTGA
- the istA gene encoding IS21 family transposase, producing the protein MVRKIKAKLVLRLRAEGFTGRQIAAQGMSRTSVAAVIDAADREGIGWDDVAKLEEADVYARLFPGRGEHDSVHAQPDWDRVHRELARVGVTLKLLHGEYVDACRAAGSTAMGYDRFCKAYQQHVLISGAASRVGHKAGQTVEVDWSGKTMQLTDPVTGQQTRVYLFVATLPFSRYSFVEPTLDMQQDAWLRAHVSMFDWFGGSVPRVVPDNLKTGVLKHPAEGEVVLNDAYRELAAHYSAAVLPGRVKKPKDKASVENTVGNVATWVIASLRDRSFASLAELRAVVYERVAAYNAEPFQKRAGSRLSVFDSEEKPLLRPLPVVPFEISRWFYRRRVQKNGHVVFERNFYSVPYPNIGRSVDLRVTDTTVEIFAGQERLTSHLLAPVGMVNEYRTHDSDLPDGPRYRQWDAERVREWAGRIGEDTTIVVNRIFESVPVDEQGLDAALAVLRLTRRYSAARVEAAAGIALASRVRSPRYAHLRPILETNQDQPDGRSPWAEPATTGPTGYVRGADYYAGDIR; encoded by the coding sequence ATGGTACGCAAGATCAAGGCGAAGCTGGTGCTTCGGCTTCGCGCGGAGGGGTTCACGGGGAGGCAGATCGCCGCGCAGGGCATGTCCCGGACGAGTGTGGCGGCGGTCATCGACGCCGCCGACCGGGAAGGGATCGGTTGGGACGACGTCGCCAAGCTCGAGGAAGCGGACGTGTATGCGCGGCTGTTTCCTGGTCGTGGTGAACATGACAGCGTTCACGCGCAGCCGGACTGGGACAGGGTGCACCGGGAGCTCGCGCGGGTCGGGGTGACGCTGAAGCTGCTGCATGGCGAGTATGTCGACGCCTGCCGGGCGGCGGGATCGACGGCGATGGGATACGACAGGTTCTGCAAGGCCTACCAGCAGCACGTCCTCATCTCCGGGGCGGCGTCGCGGGTGGGGCACAAGGCGGGGCAGACGGTCGAGGTCGACTGGTCGGGCAAGACGATGCAGCTGACCGACCCGGTCACCGGGCAGCAGACGCGGGTCTACTTGTTCGTTGCGACGCTGCCGTTCTCCCGCTACTCGTTCGTGGAGCCGACGCTGGACATGCAGCAGGACGCCTGGTTGCGCGCGCACGTGTCGATGTTCGACTGGTTCGGCGGGAGTGTCCCGCGTGTCGTCCCGGACAACCTCAAGACCGGGGTGCTGAAGCACCCGGCGGAAGGTGAGGTGGTGCTCAACGATGCGTATCGGGAACTCGCGGCGCACTACTCCGCGGCGGTGCTCCCGGGGCGGGTGAAGAAGCCGAAAGACAAGGCCAGTGTCGAGAACACGGTCGGGAACGTCGCGACCTGGGTGATCGCATCCCTCCGCGACCGAAGCTTCGCGAGCTTGGCGGAGTTGCGGGCGGTCGTCTACGAACGCGTGGCCGCTTACAACGCGGAGCCGTTCCAAAAGCGCGCCGGGTCAAGGCTGAGCGTGTTCGACTCGGAGGAGAAGCCGCTGCTGCGGCCGCTTCCGGTGGTCCCGTTTGAGATCTCGAGGTGGTTCTACCGGCGCCGGGTTCAGAAGAACGGGCACGTCGTGTTCGAGCGCAACTTCTACTCCGTGCCCTACCCGAACATCGGTCGGAGTGTTGATCTGCGGGTCACCGACACCACGGTCGAGATCTTCGCCGGGCAGGAGCGGCTGACGAGCCACCTGCTCGCTCCGGTCGGGATGGTGAACGAGTATCGCACCCACGACAGCGATCTGCCCGACGGTCCCCGCTACCGGCAATGGGACGCCGAACGTGTTCGCGAGTGGGCGGGCCGGATCGGGGAGGACACCACGATCGTGGTGAATCGGATCTTCGAGTCCGTGCCCGTCGACGAGCAGGGCCTGGACGCGGCTTTGGCGGTGTTGCGGCTCACCCGCCGCTACTCCGCCGCTCGGGTCGAAGCCGCCGCCGGGATCGCCCTCGCGTCCCGGGTGAGATCTCCGCGCTACGCGCATCTGCGGCCCATCCTCGAGACGAACCAGGACCAACCCGACGGGAGGAGCCCATGGGCTGAACCCGCGACTACGGGGCCGACCGGATACGTCCGCGGCGCGGACTACTACGCCGGTGACATCCGATGA
- a CDS encoding GMC family oxidoreductase, which translates to MDFEERPWVPLSGWPFPREHLTRYLKVAMTLCEAGTYSFDARMARSATPELFPGLDGDGIVTYPLERWSPPTHFGKRYRRRMASSSSISVLLNATCTHIQLAASGQSVDHIVVNRTMDDSRAVYARRFVLAAGGLENARLLLSADDVAPTGVGNTTDCVDRFYQTHVFGCFASVQLNPGSPRAHVAFDRDAQGVYFRRRIWFTPDAQEQHQVLNTVFFPVRPPTGATGHRSALFSGVYLVKMLLAAARRPTKAASLLRDEKESVKSHAAVFFRHLPSAVPELYRAFSGRYIGTRRLPAVLPADGLSSYHLQFQAEQVPNADARVTLGQRLDDLGMRRLVVSPSSTALDIESVVRTHKLLDVRLRSSGLGKLVFDEDELRRSIEDAMVHVNSGAHHIGTTRMSDDPTRGVVDRNCKVHNIDNLYLTGASVMPTSGHANPTLTIVALAIRLGEHLAESTHGASTR; encoded by the coding sequence GTGGATTTCGAAGAACGCCCCTGGGTGCCATTGAGCGGATGGCCTTTTCCACGAGAACATCTGACCCGCTACCTCAAAGTGGCCATGACCCTGTGCGAGGCGGGTACGTACTCCTTCGACGCGAGGATGGCGCGCTCTGCCACGCCAGAGCTCTTCCCCGGGCTTGATGGCGACGGCATCGTGACCTATCCGCTTGAGAGGTGGAGTCCCCCCACGCATTTTGGTAAACGCTACCGTCGCCGCATGGCGTCGTCGAGTTCGATCAGTGTGCTGCTCAACGCGACGTGCACACACATTCAACTGGCGGCGAGCGGCCAATCTGTTGATCACATCGTGGTCAACAGGACCATGGACGATAGCCGGGCGGTGTACGCTCGCCGATTTGTACTCGCCGCCGGCGGATTAGAGAATGCACGCCTCCTGCTTTCGGCCGACGACGTCGCACCGACCGGCGTCGGAAACACCACCGATTGTGTCGACCGCTTTTACCAAACGCATGTATTCGGCTGCTTTGCCTCTGTCCAGCTCAATCCCGGCTCTCCGCGTGCGCACGTCGCGTTCGACCGAGACGCTCAGGGTGTCTATTTCAGACGGCGAATCTGGTTCACGCCGGACGCTCAGGAGCAGCATCAAGTGTTGAATACTGTCTTCTTCCCCGTCCGGCCGCCCACCGGCGCGACGGGACACCGAAGCGCGCTTTTCTCGGGCGTCTATCTCGTCAAGATGTTGCTCGCTGCGGCACGCCGTCCCACAAAAGCAGCCTCGTTGCTCCGTGACGAAAAGGAGTCGGTCAAGAGTCACGCGGCGGTGTTCTTTCGCCATCTCCCCAGCGCCGTGCCCGAGCTCTACCGCGCTTTCAGCGGGCGGTACATTGGTACCCGACGTCTTCCCGCGGTTCTTCCTGCAGATGGGCTCTCTTCCTATCACCTGCAGTTTCAAGCCGAACAAGTGCCGAACGCCGATGCTCGAGTGACGCTTGGGCAACGCCTCGATGACCTAGGCATGCGACGACTTGTAGTCTCACCGTCATCAACTGCACTCGACATCGAGAGCGTTGTTCGGACGCACAAACTGCTCGACGTGCGTCTGCGGTCGTCCGGTCTTGGCAAGCTGGTGTTCGACGAAGATGAGCTCAGACGATCGATCGAAGACGCCATGGTTCATGTCAATTCAGGCGCCCATCACATCGGCACCACTCGGATGTCTGACGACCCGACTCGGGGTGTCGTTGATCGCAACTGCAAGGTTCACAACATCGACAACCTCTACCTGACAGGAGCGTCGGTCATGCCGACGTCCGGGCATGCCAACCCCACATTGACGATCGTGGCGCTGGCGATCAGGCTGGGAGAGCATCTGGCCGAGTCCACCCACGGCGCTTCAACCCGCTAG
- a CDS encoding ATP-binding protein: MSRLDSETKRKLREMGVTSLVDAFEVQDDSLTLGMAFEERVKLAVDDAHATFTHAKVEGLIRRAGLRYPNADLRRVDLLEQRGLDRGVIAQLGTCQFITRQQNVVFQGFTGSGKSYLGSALAKQACQHRYRAHYIRMPDLEESWATARDRPAGKEKWLRKYAAFTLLVIDEWLLDNPDDSVRGMLLELLERRYDATSTVFCTQYAKKDWHQRLGGGVHADAIMDRIVHNTIWIETGSTNMREHTARTA, from the coding sequence ATGAGCCGGCTCGACTCGGAGACGAAGCGGAAGCTGCGTGAGATGGGGGTGACGTCGCTGGTCGACGCGTTCGAGGTCCAGGACGACAGCCTCACGTTGGGAATGGCGTTCGAAGAACGCGTCAAGCTCGCCGTCGACGACGCCCACGCCACCTTCACCCACGCCAAGGTCGAAGGCCTCATCCGGCGGGCCGGTCTCCGCTACCCGAACGCGGACCTGCGGCGAGTCGACCTGCTCGAGCAGCGGGGTCTTGACCGCGGGGTGATCGCGCAACTCGGCACCTGCCAGTTCATCACCCGGCAGCAGAACGTCGTCTTCCAAGGCTTCACCGGGTCCGGGAAGAGCTACCTCGGATCGGCGTTGGCGAAGCAGGCCTGTCAGCACCGCTACCGGGCGCACTACATCCGCATGCCCGACCTCGAAGAATCCTGGGCCACCGCCCGCGACCGGCCCGCGGGGAAGGAGAAGTGGCTCCGCAAATACGCGGCGTTCACGCTCCTCGTGATCGACGAATGGCTCCTCGACAACCCCGATGACAGCGTTCGCGGCATGCTGCTCGAGCTGCTCGAGCGCCGCTACGACGCCACCTCGACGGTGTTCTGCACCCAGTACGCGAAGAAGGACTGGCACCAACGCCTCGGCGGCGGAGTCCACGCCGACGCGATCATGGACCGCATCGTCCACAACACCATCTGGATCGAGACCGGCAGCACCAACATGCGCGAACACACCGCCAGGACGGCCTGA
- a CDS encoding aldo/keto reductase: protein MERRTIAGFEAAILGLGTSRLASMGAGRSRADAQRLFNVARDCGINFLDTADTYGSTAAERWTGELTAQDTHRWIVTTKTGLPTVDLPGPFRVVNQPAKKLKQALRNEYVLDPKRLRRRIERSLNRLRRERIEIFLLHLPPSTIVNEKETWEALQSAQKSGLIAEFGVSSDDLNLIRGVHGAWGSTCVETAVNPSSAAGKTPGALVDFEVIANHVM, encoded by the coding sequence ATGGAACGACGGACCATAGCTGGGTTCGAGGCGGCGATACTGGGGCTGGGGACATCGCGGCTCGCGTCGATGGGTGCAGGTCGTAGCAGGGCCGATGCTCAACGGTTGTTCAACGTCGCCCGCGACTGCGGGATCAACTTTTTGGACACCGCGGATACATATGGGTCGACCGCTGCTGAACGCTGGACAGGCGAACTTACGGCTCAAGACACCCACCGATGGATAGTCACGACGAAGACCGGATTGCCCACAGTCGATCTGCCGGGCCCGTTTCGCGTTGTCAACCAACCGGCGAAGAAGTTGAAACAGGCGTTGCGCAACGAATATGTCCTGGACCCCAAACGTCTACGGCGGAGGATCGAACGGAGCTTGAACCGACTCCGCAGAGAGCGCATAGAAATATTTCTTCTCCATCTGCCGCCCTCGACGATTGTGAACGAGAAGGAGACATGGGAGGCGCTTCAAAGCGCGCAGAAGAGCGGACTCATAGCGGAATTCGGCGTATCGAGCGACGATCTGAACCTCATCCGGGGCGTCCACGGCGCGTGGGGGAGCACATGCGTCGAAACTGCAGTGAACCCGTCGAGTGCGGCTGGTAAGACCCCGGGTGCGCTGGTCGATTTCGAGGTGATCGCTAACCATGTCATGTGA